The uncultured Pseudodesulfovibrio sp. genome contains the following window.
CTGCCGTTGAACGTGGCCACGGTTTCCTGCTGGTAGCGGTCGCCTTGGGGGATGGTTTCGCCGCAGCGTTCGCAAACTGTGGTCCCGTCGCTGGTGCGCGGCCGCTTGTTTATGGTCTGAATCATGGTGTCCGTCGTCATGGTCGTGTCCTCCGTTGTTGAAATTTCCCGGCGTTTCGGTCCCCAGGTCGCCGGTTACCTGGCATGTGAGGTCTGACAGTCTCCGGACCTGGCCCCGTTTCAACGATCTCCCGCCGACCACACGGTGGCCTGACAAGTCGGTGGTGGGTTTGGGATTGGTACGGCTATACTGGGAAATTCCTAGAGTCTGTCCAACTCGTACCAGTCGTTGCAGAGGCGGACGATCTCTTCAGCCGCGGCCCGCACCTCGTCGATCTTGGCCCGCTGGGTTGCCTCGTCCTCGCAGAGGTAGCCGATCCCTGCTTCTTCGATGAGCATGCCGATCTGCGCCAGGTTGTTGCTCTGCTGTTCATCTCTCCACTTGATGAAGTCGGACTCTTCGCTCTCGCGGTAGCCGGGGATGCTGACCGCCGAGCCTGCTGGACATGTGCCGTTGATAACTGCGAGATTGCTGGTAGCCATGGTGCGTCCTCTCTTTTCCCTGTGTTGTTCAGCCGGATTGAAAAAAGGCGCGAGGCCGGGTAGTGACTCCATAGGCCACATGGGCATGCCCAGGGCCCAGACTACGTGAAGGAGGTCATTGACCATGGAAACACTGCTTTCCGCCCTCATGAGTCTAAGGCAAGAGCGCCTTTGCGCGGGCAGGTCCCGGATGGAGTCCTCCGATAGGCCTGACGTCACCAGGCGGCGGACCTCCTGCCGGGAACCCGCGCAAGGGTGGCCGGAGCAGGGGCGGGAGGCTTTGGCCTAGCCTACCCCTCTCTGTGCGGCGGCGTGGAGTGACGAACCGCGTCGCCGCATTGCCGATTCCCCGCGCCTTTTTTCAATCCGACTGTCAAAGAACATCTTCCCTGTCCGCCTTTCCCTGCCGTCGATCGCTTGCGCTTTCCGTGCTCGGTACTTCCGGCGTTCACTCCGCCCCCTCGCTCCCCGTACTCGCTGGCCCTTGGCGCAGGCTGTTCCGGGTCGCTCTGTGGCGTCGTGTTGAATTGAAGATAACCGTTTGGTTAAATTTTTGTCAACAGGAAAAGAACCGAATGGTTAAATAAGTTGCCTGAAGATGTGATATAGCATTTGTGAACCGCTACTTGCATAGGTATATCTATGGCTGAGGTGTCCCGCCCATAGACAAGCGGAGACTCACATGGAAACTCAGTTGGAATTGTATCGTGTCAGCGCGGCGTTGAGAGAATTGGCGGAACTCTGTGAGGAAGAGCGGCCAGGACTGGCATTTTTACTAATGCAGCTTGCGGATAGGGTAGGGAGGGCCGCAGGCGTTGTGAAATGATGGATTGAGGGTAGTGGGAAGTTGGAGGATGAAATGAGACGTTTCCGTTTATGTGCTGTGGTGCTCCTTATTTCTTTTTGGTCTTTTGTCGGTGGAATGATTGGGGGTTGGCTCTCCCAAGTGGGGGTTAGTTCGGCAGTAGCAAAAGATGCAACTGAGCTGAAGAACGCAAGCTACAACGCAGTCTTTGCAAATCGTATTTACGCTACTAAGCTCAGGGTTTATTCTGTAGATATAATTGATGAAAATTTAAATACCGTGGGCACGGTATTTAATAATTCTGTAGGGGGCGCAACACTACAGCTTGGTGTATGGTCTAAAGACAAGATGGAGCCTATGTTGTCGTTGAGCTCTCAACGCAGCGGGCCAAGTATATCTCTCAAGGATCAAGACTTTGATGATCGCATTATTTGCTCAGCGTACGACAGGACACCTCTTTTGAATTTTTATTATAATAATAGCGTACGGCTAGGAATTGGTACAAATTCAGTCATAACTAAGTCGACAGGTGATATGCACTATATTAAAGGTAGTGTTTTTGCGTTTGATAAAAATGGGAATGCGTCTGGTTCTTTGCCTCCTAGATAGAATGAACAAAATTTTATTAGTATTTTTATTTGTGCTGTATTGTCCAACAGCACTGGCCTGGCACGGAGTTGTCGCCAGCATCGTCGACGGCGACACGGTCACCGTCGTGACTGAAGGCGGATCAGGCGTCCGCGTCCGGCTGTATGGCATCGACTGCCCGGAGCGGAAGCAGCCAGGCGGCAAGGGGGCGACCGACTACGTCAAGTCGGTGATCGGCAAGGTGGTTGGTGTCGAAGAGATTGACCGTGACCGTTACGGGCGGTCTGTGTCCATCGTGACGATATCAGACGGTCGAGTGCTCAATCGGATGATTCTTGAGCAGGGGTGGGCCTGGGTCTATTTGCGGTATTGCCGCTTGCCTGTATGTGGAGAGTGGGAAGAGTTGGAGGCCGAGGCCAGGGAGAAGCGGCTTGGTTTGTGGCAGGATCACGACCCTGTGCCACCATGGGAGTGGCGCCGGAAGTAGGCTACTTCTCCCTCACATCCGACCATGCCCAGACAACCCGGCCGGCAATGGCCCGGGTAATATCGCCGTCAAAATCCCGGTTCAGCATATGGGTGGTCGGCGGAAATTCCTTTGCGTTGTCCGAGTAGAACGTCAATTCTACGTCACCCTTCACTTTTCTCGAGCTCACGCGCTTAATAGCACACCCGCCGTCCGGATCGCAGACCAGCCAGGTTTTCCCGGCCGTTTCCGGATTTCGATTTGACCGATCCACCAAAAGGATGTCCTCCGGCCAGAAGGTCGGGACCATGGACCTCTCATTCTTCCCGATCTCAACGGCAACTAGGTTGGACGTAAACTGGACGGCCGCCTGGTTCCTCCACACAAGGATCCACCCGCGTATCGCGTCCTGGGGAATGATCCCCGGCCCCGCGGCCACAACCTCTTCGGCCAGAGGAACGGCAATGTAGTCCTCGTCAGCTATCTTGATCGCATCCGGCGCGTTCACTGCCTTTGCGTCGATGAAGCAGACTTCTCTGGTGGGATCGTGCTCTTCAGAATCGAAAACAAGACGAGCGCCTACGCCGTCAATTATTTTGCCTATAGCCTTGAGGTAGGTTTCTCGGTCTCGGTTGATAATCCGGCTGATCTGAATTGGTGCCACATCGCAAGCGTCAGCCAGACGAGCGACATTCTTGAACCGCTTGTCTTCCCCTACCAGACCCTTGAGGCCATTAACGAAATCATCGTGAAATCCCATGATTACCGCCAATATCAAAGTTTTCATATGCAGTCTGTAACCACTTGACGAATCCAGATTGACTTAAATTAACCATTCGGTTAATCTTTGGCCATGAATATCAAAAAAGACCTCATTCAGTTTTTCGAAGAAACAGGGTGGAGTAAGCAAAAGCTGGCCGACGAATCCGGTGTCTCCTACATGACCATCAGACGCATCGTCGGGGAAGATGGCACCCGCCAAGAGGGATGTAGGAGTTTCCAGGTTTATGAGAGACTCCATCCTTTCCTCTACGGCGACAAATACCCAGGCCCCAAGAAGGCCGCATGAACGGACACATCATCAAGACCGAAGAAGACATGAATCGAGACGAGCGAATCCGCGCATCCGTGGACCACATCCTGGCAGCGCTCGACGGTATACCTATAGCGGAGGCCTCATTGGTCCTGGATGTGGCTCGGAATGAGGTCCATCTGGCCCAGAAAAGCACCACATTGGAGACCGTTTTCCACGCCGACCGGGATGCCCTTGACGAATACACCATAACCCCTGTTGTCGGTCGCCTGACCAAGACGCAATGGACCATGCTGATCATCGCAGCGGGTGCCTCAATCGTGACAGTGCTCGCGACCATAGCGGGGCTGGTTCTCCGGTATTGGCATGCCGGGTAATCGTCAGGTCGAAAATCCAATGGTCGGAAGGTCTCCTGTGCAACTCCACTGTGGTGGATCTCTCTATTCCCCCATCAAGGTCGAAAACCTTGAGAGAGAATGTTTTGGTTCCCAGCGGCGGGGCGGATTCGCAAAGGTTGAGGCTTTGCTTGGCCTCGCTGTCTTTTCGCCGCAGAAGGCAACCTATGCCTCGGGCCGTCCCCAGCTGCACCGGGTAGTCCAATCTGTTCACGACGGTAAGGCCCAGGACAACCCCTTCAGCGTCTCCCATGGGGGAGTTGCTTTTGATGTGCACGGAAGGCTTGCGCTTCATGATTTCAATCCTTGCCAAGGTTACGGTGGCCCCTGCCGTAAGCAGAACGCCAACGGCAGAGATGATGCCCAAAAACATTTCCATTTCTTCCTCCGTCTGGATTCGGTTGCTGGTTGTGGTGACTGCCAACCGGATACCAGACGGGGGATTTCAGGGCAACAAGCCTCACGTAGGCAACGCTCCCCTGAACTGAATCAGTGTTCCTTTCCTCGCGCCGTCCTCTGTCGGGGTGTTTTCAGGCATGGCTCTCTTCCCCAGGATGAAGCTGATCGCCTGGGCCGCCACTTCGTTGTAGGCCACCATAGGGTCCACGTCCGGCGCAAGCTTCACCCTGTAGAACCCCGGCTTGCTTGTGCCTGTCTCGGTCATGACCGCCGTGGCCAACACCGATCCGTCCTTCTGCCGCTTAAAATGGATATTCAATTTTGCGTCCATAATCCCAGAGAACGCCGTTTCCGCACCCCAAACAACTATTTCAGCGGAGGAAAACGCTAAATGGCTATAACCCTCACCGAAATCATCCGCGATGCCGTTTTCAATTCCGGCGTCCCGGCCAAGGCCGTGGCCCACGAATTGGGCAAAGCTTATTCGACGCTTTTGCGCGAACTGAACCCGGACGACGAGTCCTGCAAGCTCGGAGCGGACCACATAGGCCCCATCATGAAAGCCTGTGGCGATGCGTCACCGGTCCGGCATCTGGCCGCGCTCATGGGCTACACACTGTGCCCCCTCAAGGGTGTGGAGCCGGACAAGCCGACCCTGGCCGAAGAGCTGAACGACGATCTCCAGGCCGTGGCCGCCTACCACAAGGCGATGCTCGAAGGGGAGATGAGCGTGGAGCGCGTGATGCAGCTCCTGGAGCAGGCCAAGGCCGAGCTGGAAGAGAATTTCGTGATCTATCGTCGCGAGCGGTTCCGCAAGGCCGGCTGATCGAGGGAATCATGACCAGGGACGCGCACGGACTCGAGATACCGCCCAGAACGCGGTGGAAGCAGCTTTACGAAGCGCTGCTCAACGAGTCCCTGCGCATCAGGCGAGATTTGGAACAGGCCCGGGAAGAACTCCAACAGGCCAACGCGAGGATAACGCTCATGACCACGCAGATGCAGATGCTCAGGAACCAGAATAAGGCACTCCGGGCCGGGCAGGCCCCGCTGCCGTTGGAGGAGGTGGCGTAGCATGAAGTGGTTCAAGCACATGACGGCGTCTCACGACGACGAGAAATTGGCTCTCCTGCAAGCTGAGTTCGGCTTGGAAGGATACGGCTTCTACTGGCTCACTTTGGAGATCATCGCCAAGCAAATGGAACCAGGTTCAGACAAGACTTTTGTCGAATATCCGATCGCGATTTGGCGGAAATTCTACGGGTTTTCGCCCAAAAAACTGCGAAAATTCGCTGAATTTTGCTCGGAATTTGAAATTTTTTCAGTGGAATTTTCCGAAAAGTCGATGTCGATGAATTGCCCTAACTTACTTAAATATCGTGATGAATGGTCAAAGAAGGTGTCCAAAAACTCCGGAGTTACTCCGGAGCCACTCCGGAGCCTTCTTACAGATACAGATACAGAGAAAGAAGAAGAAAAGAGAGAGAGAGAGGGCGCGTGCGCGCGCGTTGATCCCCAGACTGACGACGAACCCCGAGCCAGCGAATCGGAGCCACAGAAAAAACAGGGCCCCAAGAAGGCCCCTTACCCGAGCAAGGGTAGACCTTCCCATCGCGTCTTCAAGGCGTGTCTGGGCGTCTACACCTGCGGGCCGGTGAACGAAGACGAGGCGTGGTGCGCCTGGTGCGACATGGAAGACCGCGGCATGCTTGTTGAGGACATCCCCATCGTCCGTGACCGGATAATCGAACTCTCGCAAACCGACGACCAGTGGAAAGACGGGTTCGCCCCAAGCTTCACCAAATTCATCAGGACGAGGGCCTGGAGGAACAAGCCGTTCAAACGCCCCGAGCCTAATCAAACGAGGACGGGCGGCTACTCCCTGCGTGGGCAGGCCGTGCGCGAACACAACGACCGCGTTTTCAGAGAACTCATGGAGGAGTGACCGGTATGGATTGGGACAACGAACAGGAGCGGGCCCGCTTCCTCACTGCGTTCAGGGCTCTGGCCGAGCTGCACAACCGGGACGCCTCCAAGGCGCTGACCAGGCTCTACCACTCGACCATGGCGGAGCACGACATCGGATCCGTGCTCAAGGCTTTTCGGCAGGCGGCCACCAAGCTCAGATTTTTCCCGAAGCCGGTGGAGCTGCTGGAATTCATCGAGGGCAGCCAGGAAGACGCCAAGGTGGAAGCGGCCCTTGAGGCAGATGCCGTGCTTCTCGCGATCCGGCGGTATGGCGTTTACGCCAACGTCCGCTTCCTGAACCCGGTGACCAACGCCGTAGTCCGTCAGGGATTCGGCGGGTGGCTGAACGTGTGCCGTACCAGGGACGAGGACGTAAAATGGTTCATCCGCGATTTCGTCGAGCGCTACACGCAGTTCAAGGCGGCCGGAGTCGAGAGCACGAAGGAGATGCGAGGCATCGGAACCGGGGCTCGCATCGAACTCATCGGCGACCAGAAGTACCTGGCCCTGGAAGGCAACCACGAAGGGCAGCAAACCGTGGCTGGCATCGTCGACAGTTTGAACGACAAGAAGAAATTGTCTGCCGCCTAGCCTGTTGAGCAATGCTGAAAACCCGACCAATACGCGAAAAAGGAGACGAGAACGTGAGCAGATACGGAATTTTCACGGCCCGCTGCGGCAAGCCCCGCAAGCTGGCCCGACTCATCAAAGCGGCCGCGCTCGAGATCAAGGTGCACAACGCGCAACTGCACGTCCCCATGGACTACCGCAAGATCAAAGGCCCGTACCTGGATAACGGCCAGGTGTGCATCGACTACGAGTACGAGCCTATGGAGCGCGACTAGATGGCCAAGCCCTGCGACACGAAAGAATACCGCGACAAGCTGCCCTGCCTGGCCCCCGGCGATGACCTGTGCTTCGGCCGGGTGTGCTGGGAGCGCAAGCGTGGGGCTGCCCCCGGCAAGATCCGGTACATGGGCGAGTGCCCCTGGATCGAGCATGTCCGCGACTACTGGCGCAGAAAGGGGTTTGGCAAGTAGCCGCATTGGGCTGGATTTGCCGTCTCAATTTTTACAGGAATGATTTTCGACAAAAAAACGCATCACCGTAGCCCGGGAGTCTAGAAAATGTCTCAAAATGGAAATTTGCCAATAACAGTCAAGCTGCCGTTCCCGCCGAGCACCAACCAGTATTACCGGTCAATCCGCATGGGCAAGGGCGTTCGCACGCTCATCAGCGAAAGAGGCCGGGCGTATCGTGACCAGGTCGTGGGCGAGTGCTGTGTGGCCCACCTGACCGGCGCGCTCCTGGGTGGAAGGCTGGCCGTAAAGGTCACGCTGTGCCCGCCGGACCGGCGCAAGCGTGACCTGGACAATTTCAACAAGGGGCTGCTCGATGCGCTCACGCATGCCGGGCTTTGGGGCGACGACTCCCAGATTGACGATCTGCGGGTGGTGCGCGGGACCGTGACCAAGGGCGGGCATGTTCTGGTTGAGGTTCGGGAGCTCGAAGTGCTGCGGATGGCGGGGTAGGGCGATGCAAAACATCACCATGCAGCGGATCCAGGCCAGGCTTGAGCATGCCCGGCGAGAACATCCCGAGTTCACCCCGCAAGGAGGCGGGCTTTTCGAGGCCCTGTCAACTATTGCCGAAGAGTTCGGCGAGGCTGCTGCGGCGGCCAACGACGGCGAGGGCGTGGCCCGGGTTAATGACGAACTGCTCGACCTCATCGCCACCGGGGTTCGCGCCCTGCAGGAGGAGTACAAGTGACCGATGCTGAAATCCAGGCGTGGCAGGAGCGGCACACTTTCGAGTGTCCGCATATCCGGGCCAGGATCACGCCCGAGCAGTGCGAGGCCAACCGGGCCAGGGTCGGCGGTTGGAGCACAACCGGGAACCAGCCCCACAAAATCAACCAGTGCGAGCGGTGCACCGAGTACGGCGCGCTCATCAAGACGGTGGCCGAGCGGCTGCCAAAGGAGGCCAAGACAGTGGCGAAACGTGGGAACTGCGAATGTTGTGGTCGCGGACCGTATGCCCTGGGAGGTGGACTGTGCGGCAAATGCTCCCAGCACAAGACTGCCGGGGAACTCATGCGCGAGGGCGACGAATGGGTGTGGCTGATCCCGGTGCCCGAGCACGCCCTGGCCGACGAGCCAAGGGCCGAGGACTACCATGAACCGGTCGAACCGAAGAAGGTCGCCTGTATCGGGTGCGGGCGGAACGACCAGAAGATCGTCGGGCGCGGCCTGTGCAGCGGGTGCTATCGGTACTCCCGGGACGGGCGGTTGGTCGTGAACGGAGACGGAACCGAGGCATGGTGGAAGATCGAGCCACCGGCGTATGTCGCTGAACACATCCGGGCGTTCCGAGTGGTGGGAAGAAAAACCGACCGTGAGGTCGGCGAGAAGCGGCACGGCAGCCCGCAGAATGACCCGGAGGTGCCCAAGACGTGCGACAAGTGCGCGTGCCCCGGGCCGTGCCCGCATCCCGAAGTCAGTGGACCGGACAGGCCCGTCTTCATTGGCCTGGACTTTGCGTCTGGAACGGATCGGTCTATCCATGTCGGCGGCCTGACCCTGACCCGGCACGTTCCGCACCGTACCACCTCCACCAACCAGGCTTTCGCGGCCGTGCGCAAGAACGCCAAGGGCATGGATCTGGCCCTCAACGCCGTGACCGTCATCAGGTTCGGACTGACCAAGGCCAAGTACGTGGACGTCTACTCGGACGCCGGGGCCAAGGTGTTGGCCCTGGTTCCGCTCGACGAGCCCACGGACGGGAATAGTATCAAGCTCCGCGTCCAGGACGGCAATACTCGGGTTATCTCTGCAACCGGGTTCCTCCGTGACCTGGGCATAGAGGACGCGGGGCGGTACAAGGTGACGGGCGATGGCGAGGCCGCACCGGGAATCGTGGTCGTGGACTTCAAGGAGAAAGCGGCGTGACCGGGCGCATCCCCGTTCCACTCTGGACCTGGGCGGGCATCGCCAAGTTCTACGACGTTGATGTCAGGAAGGCCAAGTCGTGGAAGGATCAGGGAGCGCCTATTC
Protein-coding sequences here:
- a CDS encoding RusA family crossover junction endodeoxyribonuclease; amino-acid sequence: MPITVKLPFPPSTNQYYRSIRMGKGVRTLISERGRAYRDQVVGECCVAHLTGALLGGRLAVKVTLCPPDRRKRDLDNFNKGLLDALTHAGLWGDDSQIDDLRVVRGTVTKGGHVLVEVRELEVLRMAG
- a CDS encoding thermonuclease family protein, whose product is MNKILLVFLFVLYCPTALAWHGVVASIVDGDTVTVVTEGGSGVRVRLYGIDCPERKQPGGKGATDYVKSVIGKVVGVEEIDRDRYGRSVSIVTISDGRVLNRMILEQGWAWVYLRYCRLPVCGEWEELEAEAREKRLGLWQDHDPVPPWEWRRK
- a CDS encoding DUF4373 domain-containing protein — its product is MKWFKHMTASHDDEKLALLQAEFGLEGYGFYWLTLEIIAKQMEPGSDKTFVEYPIAIWRKFYGFSPKKLRKFAEFCSEFEIFSVEFSEKSMSMNCPNLLKYRDEWSKKVSKNSGVTPEPLRSLLTDTDTEKEEEKREREGACARVDPQTDDEPRASESEPQKKQGPKKAPYPSKGRPSHRVFKACLGVYTCGPVNEDEAWCAWCDMEDRGMLVEDIPIVRDRIIELSQTDDQWKDGFAPSFTKFIRTRAWRNKPFKRPEPNQTRTGGYSLRGQAVREHNDRVFRELMEE
- a CDS encoding phage regulatory CII family protein, which codes for MAITLTEIIRDAVFNSGVPAKAVAHELGKAYSTLLRELNPDDESCKLGADHIGPIMKACGDASPVRHLAALMGYTLCPLKGVEPDKPTLAEELNDDLQAVAAYHKAMLEGEMSVERVMQLLEQAKAELEENFVIYRRERFRKAG
- a CDS encoding S24/S26 family peptidase; the encoded protein is MKTLILAVIMGFHDDFVNGLKGLVGEDKRFKNVARLADACDVAPIQISRIINRDRETYLKAIGKIIDGVGARLVFDSEEHDPTREVCFIDAKAVNAPDAIKIADEDYIAVPLAEEVVAAGPGIIPQDAIRGWILVWRNQAAVQFTSNLVAVEIGKNERSMVPTFWPEDILLVDRSNRNPETAGKTWLVCDPDGGCAIKRVSSRKVKGDVELTFYSDNAKEFPPTTHMLNRDFDGDITRAIAGRVVWAWSDVREK